One segment of Acidianus sp. HS-5 DNA contains the following:
- a CDS encoding hemerythrin domain-containing protein, translating to MISDPISLLKYEHAILRVRFQTVSQCLNFEEGWRILENAHQFIINWHAKIEDKYVFPVLEGMGINVKPLSNDHLLIEKYGNSVLKERRRDWAERYIRIVIDHNLNEEKIFPKKLNDEIMEKIIVDMKNYQGYFEFTGLDEYDLNFHAY from the coding sequence ATGATAAGCGATCCTATTTCCTTGTTAAAGTACGAGCATGCAATACTTAGAGTGAGATTTCAAACAGTAAGCCAATGCCTAAATTTTGAAGAGGGATGGAGAATACTAGAAAACGCCCACCAATTCATAATTAACTGGCACGCTAAAATAGAGGATAAATACGTTTTTCCAGTCCTTGAAGGTATGGGGATTAACGTGAAACCTTTATCTAACGACCATTTACTTATAGAAAAGTACGGTAATTCAGTACTTAAGGAGAGAAGAAGAGATTGGGCGGAAAGGTATATAAGGATAGTCATTGATCATAATCTCAATGAGGAGAAGATCTTTCCTAAGAAATTAAATGATGAGATAATGGAGAAGATTATTGTCGATATGAAGAATTATCAAGGTTATTTCGAGTTTACCGGCCTTGATGAGTACGATCTTAACTTTCATGCTTATTAA
- a CDS encoding helix-turn-helix domain-containing protein, translated as MHKTPFEVTVLVEDHPCEVMRIISSSGLKASVENVKLGEQITDHIVQFEKEVDKNDVQKLKGNAVKVLRLSNNKVWVRTNGCTVCKILYTSDVVVEKIRVVKERTLIYTLLVPNNSSLKEFLSSLIQNDVKVTVIDVSEISDTALTERQIEILKLAYKLGYFDDDRKISLSQLAEKLGISAPTLDEILRRALRKVVKYYLNKHES; from the coding sequence ATGCATAAGACTCCATTTGAGGTTACTGTTTTAGTAGAGGATCATCCTTGTGAAGTAATGCGGATTATATCCTCAAGCGGATTAAAGGCGAGCGTAGAGAACGTAAAATTGGGAGAGCAGATCACTGATCATATAGTACAATTTGAGAAGGAAGTGGATAAGAATGATGTGCAAAAACTTAAGGGAAACGCAGTCAAGGTTTTGAGGTTATCTAACAATAAAGTTTGGGTTAGAACTAACGGCTGTACAGTTTGTAAAATCCTTTATACTTCAGACGTTGTAGTTGAAAAAATTAGAGTAGTTAAGGAGAGGACTCTTATATACACTTTACTTGTACCTAATAATTCATCACTCAAGGAATTTCTCTCTAGCCTTATACAGAATGACGTAAAGGTAACTGTAATTGACGTCTCTGAAATTTCAGATACGGCGTTAACTGAAAGGCAAATTGAAATACTTAAACTGGCATACAAATTAGGTTACTTTGACGACGATAGAAAAATTTCATTAAGCCAATTGGCGGAAAAACTAGGAATTTCTGCTCCAACCTTAGATGAGATCTTACGTAGGGCGTTAAGAAAAGTTGTAAAATATTATCTTAATAAGCATGAAAGTTAA
- a CDS encoding DUF488 domain-containing protein gives MIKVKRVYEPIEKDDGVRILVDRLWPRGIKKEKVDVWLRDIAPSDELRVWFNHDSSKWEEFKRRYFDELDKNPKVEVLLQIIKKGNNVTLLYSAKSPYNNAVALKEYLENKLKSERQEYNNA, from the coding sequence ATGATAAAGGTAAAAAGAGTTTATGAACCTATAGAGAAGGATGACGGAGTTAGGATATTAGTAGATAGGCTTTGGCCTAGAGGCATTAAAAAGGAAAAGGTAGATGTTTGGCTTAGGGACATAGCACCTAGTGACGAGTTAAGGGTGTGGTTTAATCATGATTCTTCAAAGTGGGAGGAATTTAAGAGGAGGTATTTTGACGAATTGGATAAAAACCCTAAAGTTGAGGTATTATTACAAATTATTAAGAAAGGTAATAACGTTACTTTACTTTATTCTGCCAAATCTCCTTATAATAATGCAGTAGCGTTGAAAGAATACCTAGAGAATAAATTAAAAAGTGAGAGGCAAGAGTATAATAATGCATAA
- a CDS encoding MFS transporter: MKLLDAFKPLDNKKFNMFHIKALFTTGMGVFTDGYLLSSISLVLLDILGTFGIKKGCSLYEFWLGVLTGTVFIGAALGALLFGYLSNRGRKTFYGIDVALMSIGALLQAFVTSPAELAAVRFLVGVGTGADYVLSPLIMAEHSNAKDRGKLIALGFGLMWSLGAVTASLLYLAISPLVSTNLLWRMILAAGAIPAASVIYLRRKVPETPRYLLRIKGDNVTFTKVVKEITGKAHEVKENLKDCNSMLQYFKNGGRVFAVAAVLWFLFDLTGYANGLFGPTLIARSIGIYNPAVFSLIISAVFGFPGKGFGISTIDRFGRKPLQSIGALGEGIFLAIFALLLPREAFLPAGLLLIIYGLHEFTGSFGPGIISTAGMLGVELAPTKVRGLVQAITVASGRTGAAIASFVFPVLFLSVSKEFAMMFFAILMIIAAALTWFFVPETKAKPLEEASMEEKEVIRS, translated from the coding sequence ATGAAGTTACTGGATGCATTCAAACCGCTCGATAATAAAAAGTTCAACATGTTCCACATAAAGGCATTATTCACTACTGGAATGGGAGTATTTACTGATGGCTACTTATTGTCATCAATAAGCTTGGTATTACTTGACATCTTGGGAACTTTCGGAATAAAAAAAGGGTGCAGTCTTTACGAATTTTGGCTAGGAGTATTAACTGGAACAGTATTCATAGGTGCGGCATTGGGGGCACTATTATTCGGATATTTATCAAATAGAGGTAGAAAAACGTTCTATGGCATAGATGTTGCGTTAATGAGTATAGGTGCATTACTTCAAGCATTCGTTACTTCCCCCGCTGAACTTGCCGCAGTAAGGTTTTTAGTAGGAGTAGGAACTGGAGCAGACTATGTACTTTCACCGTTGATAATGGCTGAACACTCAAATGCAAAGGATAGAGGTAAATTAATTGCTTTAGGCTTTGGATTAATGTGGAGTTTAGGTGCAGTAACTGCCTCACTACTTTACCTAGCAATTTCGCCTTTAGTTTCTACTAACTTACTTTGGAGAATGATATTAGCCGCTGGTGCAATACCTGCTGCCTCAGTAATCTACTTGAGGAGAAAAGTTCCAGAGACTCCAAGATATTTATTAAGAATAAAAGGAGACAACGTTACATTTACGAAGGTGGTAAAAGAAATAACTGGTAAAGCTCACGAAGTAAAGGAAAATTTAAAAGATTGTAACTCAATGCTCCAGTATTTTAAAAATGGAGGTCGTGTATTTGCAGTTGCAGCAGTATTATGGTTTCTCTTTGATCTCACAGGTTATGCTAACGGCCTTTTTGGGCCCACTTTAATTGCGAGATCTATAGGAATATATAATCCAGCAGTATTCTCCCTTATAATTTCAGCAGTATTCGGTTTTCCAGGCAAGGGATTCGGGATATCTACAATAGACAGATTCGGAAGAAAGCCACTGCAAAGTATAGGAGCCCTAGGAGAAGGAATATTCTTAGCTATATTTGCATTGCTTTTGCCCAGAGAAGCTTTCTTACCTGCAGGACTGCTCTTAATAATTTACGGTCTTCACGAATTTACTGGTAGCTTCGGTCCTGGAATAATAAGTACAGCTGGAATGCTAGGAGTAGAATTAGCACCTACAAAGGTAAGGGGATTAGTTCAGGCAATAACAGTAGCCTCTGGAAGAACTGGAGCAGCTATTGCATCATTTGTGTTCCCAGTACTTTTCTTATCTGTAAGCAAGGAATTTGCAATGATGTTCTTTGCTATCTTAATGATCATAGCGGCAGCATTAACGTGGTTCTTTGTACCGGAGACAAAGGCTAAACCCTTAGAAGAAGCAAGTATGGAAGAAAAAGAGGTAATAAGAAGTTAA